The genomic stretch TCCTTGATTCAAAGCTCCCGGAGATCAAAGGCGCGAAGGGGAAGGTCAAGCGCGGCAACGTGGAAGGGTCAGGCATCAGTCAGAAAGAGCTTGTAATGGCTATAAGGAAGGGGACTTATAGCGCAAAGGATCCGCAGTGGCAGGAGCAGCTCAGGCTTCTTAAGCAATGGTCGCAGTTCTGGCAACCCGGCTATCTTGGTGTGGATGCCGATGGGATGTATATGCTCTATATAACCGGCAAGGCAGCCATGATGTATGAAAGCGCAGGCCGGATAAAGCCGGTGGAGGTTGATCCCCTACGCAAGTTCGAGTATGGGCTCTTTTATTTCCCCAAGATAACGAAAGAATCCTCGAAATATGCTACTGGCATAGGCGCTGCGGCAGTCGGAGGGGCTACCGGGGCAGGCGCCTGGATAATCCCGTCCATAACCGAGAAGCGCGGCACAAAGGAACAGGCCATAGATTGGCTCAGGTTTATCACTGCTCCTCAGAATTTCGTCCCGATGGCCAATGATTACGGAGGAACTGCGCCATCGCTGGTGGAGCGGCCGGGGCTGGATCCAAGGCTTGAACCATTTGTGAAGTCGCTGGAGAATGGGGTTTTCAGGATAGAATCCTTCTATCGCGGGCTCACGCGTGAGTATGCGGACAACTTCTTCAAGATCCTCCAGGATTTCCTGGCGGGCCGCTATGAACTCAAAGTTGCCTGTGAGAAGATCCAGGCCGAGATGGAGAAATCGGCTAATGAGCTGATAGCCGCGCATCCTGAGTGGGGCATCAAATAAGTGGCAGGCAGACCTCCATGCCGCTGCGCCGCGCTATCAGAAGGGGGAAACCCCCGAGGCGGGTGCCGCTATTTCCTGGGCAGTCCTCGGTGTTGGCCAGCCGCCGCTGAAGGACGGAAATGGCGGCTTACGGTCATTTCTTAAAATAGGAGGCGCTATATGGTGCTCAAGAAAGCAATAAAGATGTGGTATTGCTATGCGCTTCTGTTGCCGACACTTATCTTGCTCGTTGTTTTCAACTACTACCCAGCCATATCAGCCCTCTACCATTCCCTTTTCCGATGGGATGGGTTTACCGCCCCTGAATTTGTGGGGCTCAAGAATTTCGCGGAGCTTCTTTTCCATGATGAGGTGATGGCCATCTCAGGTCGGAACATCGCCATACTATCGGGCCTGAGAATAGTCATCGCCCTCACGGTTCCCCTTCTCGCCGCGGAGCTGGTATTCAACCTCAAGGGCCCGAAGGCAGGATATGCGTACCGGAGTCTCTTTGTTATACCCATGGTAGTGCCTGCCGTAGTCAATTTGCTGATCTGGAAATTCATCTATGATCCTAATTACGGGGTCCTGAATGAGGCCCTTCGCCTGCTTGGGCTGGGAAGGCTATCCCGCGCCTGGCTTGGAGATTATTCTGTGGCCCTTTATAGCATACTCTTTGTCGGCTTTCCCTGGATCTCAGGTCTGTGGTTCCTGATTTTTCTGGCGGGACTTCAGAATATCCCGCCAGATCTTTTTGATGCAGCCCTGATAGATGGCGCAAGCAGCCTCAGGCGGATAATCAATGTTGATATCCCCTGCATACTCGGCCAAATCAAGCTTGTGCTGATCCTGAGCATGATAAACGCGCTTCAAGGTTATGTGGGGATCATGATATTGACCAATGGCGGCCCTGGCAATAGCACCATGGTCCCCGGGCTTTACTTATACCAGAATGCCTTCTATTACAACAGAATGGGATATGGATGCGCTGTCGGCGTCATCCTTTTCGTTATCCTGTTCTCGCTCACATATGTGAATATGAAATACATACGGACATCTTCTGTTTATTGAGGAGGGCCGGCGGTGAGAAAAAGGGCGCTTCGAAGAAATCTAAGGGAGGGGATCTTACACCTCGCCATAATCCTCCTGGTTATCATGAGCTTCTATCCCTTTGTGTTCATGATCTTATCTTCGTTTAAATCCACAGAAGAGTTTTATCACAGCTTTTTCGGCCTGCCTCAGGGTCTGCTGTTTATGAACTATGTGAGCGCCTGGGCTGAAATCGCCCCTTACCTCCTGAATAGCGCCATCGTAAGCTGCGCTACCGTCCTGGGCATCGTCATTCTCGCTTCTGTTGACGCCTATGTCTTCGCAAGGTTCAGGTTCCCGGGCAGGGAAGCCATATTCATGCTCATAATAGCCCTGTTGATGATCCCGTCAATCCTCACTTTGATACCGGCTTTTCTCATTGTCAGAGATCTCGGCCTCCTAAATACATATGGCGCCCTGGTCCTGCCATACATTTCCGGAGGGCAAATCCTGGCCTTGTTTATCCTCAGGAGCTTCTTTGACTCTGTGCCCCAAGAACTCTTTGAGGCTGCCAAGATAGATGGCGCATCTGAGCCCCAGTGCTTTTGGAACATAGTGCTCCCGCTTTCAAAGCCCATACTCTTTACGGTGGGGATCCTGAGTTTCCAAAATTCCTGGAACGAATATGTCTGGCCGCTCGTAACCATAACTGAGAAGAAACTCCTTCCAATCACTGTAGGCCTGGTGACCTTTCAAACCAGATATATGGGAAGCGCCGCCTGGGGGCCGCTCTTTGCCGGTTATGCCATTGCGACAATACCGCTTGTTGCGCTGTTTTTATTCACGATGAAGTATTACATTGCAGGAATGACGAGCGGGGCTTTGAAACTCTGATCTACAGGAGTGCCGCCAGGAGTCGGGCCGCTGGGAGCAGGGCCGCTAGGAGCGTCATCGGAAGCCGGGCCGTCATGGGGTGCACACAGAGGGCGCAGCTAAGGAGGGTAGTTCGACATGAACGTGCTTCTTATAAGTCTAGATACCACCCGCGCTCAGAGCTTGAGCTGTTACGGCTGCAGCAAGCTTACATCTCCTCATCTAGATGCCCTGGCCAACGAAGGGGCAGTCTTTACCGAATGCTTTAGTACGCATATTCCTACGCATCCGGGCCATACCTGCATGTTTACTGGCATGGATGTCATGCGCCACCAGATAGTCTGCCAGGGCGGGGCAAAGGAACTCGATCCCGCGATCAAGACTCTGCCTGAGATACTTTCCAATCAAGGCTATTTTACGGCCGCCGCAGATAGTCTTGGCCGGTGGTTTTCACGGGGATTTCAAGTATATGAGCGATATTCGTGGCAGAAGGATGGCATCGTTGCCCCGAGGAAGGCTGAGGCGGTAAACAAAGTGGCGTTGAAGCTTCTCGAGGAGTGTGCGGCCCAAGATAAGCCGTGGTTTCTCTTTGTCCACTATTGGGATGCCCATACGCCGTACATCGTCCCTCCGCCGTTCGATCGGATGTTCTATGACGGGGACGAAACGGACCCCAATAATCACAGCATGGATCCGGTCTATGCCTGCGAGCCATTCCGAGACTATTTCCTTCAGTGGATGTTCACGCCGGATCCAGAGGAGCCCGGAAATCCTGAAAAATGGCGCAGGTGGACGGACCGGGGGTTCGTGAATGCTCTTTATCATAGCGCCATCGCCTATATGGATGTGGCCTTATGTGCCCTTTTCTACAAACTCGAGGAATTGAAGCTCGACGAAAAAACTCTTGTAGTTATCACCGCAGATCACGGTGAGGAGCTTGATGAGCATGGCCTCTGGTATGACCACCATGGCTTATACGACACCAATACCAGGATTCCTCTCATTCTGAGATGCCCGGGGACCATCCCAGCGGGACTGCGTCTGGGAGGGTTGGTCCGGCTCTTTGACCTGCCGCCTACTATTCTGGATTTCCTTGGGAAGGGGGATCTCATTTCTAAGTATGGTATGGAAGGGCATAGTCTGGTGCCTCTTATTTGTGGCGTAAACCAGGCTGGTACGTGTGATGAGCTCTATATGACGGAAGATACCTGGATGCGGAGACGTGCCATCCGCACGCGCCGGTGGCTTTTCATCCAGGAAGCGGTGGAAGGCGGGACTCCAGAGGTATACGGCAGGCCCTCAAAGGAGCTATATGATCTTGTCAATGACCCTGGCCAACTCCGAAATCTTGCTTTTGATCTTCCTGAGGTCGTGGCGGAACTTGAAGCGCATCTTATGAAATGGCGCGACCGTAGGATGCGCGAGACCGGGCTTCCGGATCCCATAGAGGAGCAGGGTATAACTCTTAGGCAGATCACAGTGACAGGTCCAAAGGCATCCCTGTCCCACAAAGAGAGACCTGTGGAACTTGAGGATAAAAGTGGGAGATTTGCTGGCTATGATAGGAGATAGACTTCATGATTGGAATTGGAGGAATCGAAATGCTCAAAGTTGCTGTTGTTGGGATGAGAGGCATTGGCAATATACATGCTGCTGCCTATCAGGCATCTCCACTAGCCAAGCTAGTGGCAGTCTGTGACCTCGTTAAGGAACGAGCTGACCAGGCGGCCGCCAGATTTGGGGTCAAGGCCTATTATGACCTTGAAAAGATGCTGGATATTGAGAAACCGGATATAGTAAGTGTGGCAACTGGCGGAGAGGAAAATGGCGGTGATCATTATGTCCCGGTGATGGCGGCCCTGGAGGCGGGGGCCCATGTCCTTTGCGAGAAGCCCATCTCCAACAGGATCGAGGAAGCACGGGCGATGGTGGCTAAAGCCAGGGAGAAAGGGGCTTATTTTGGCATAGACCTCAACCATAGGTTCGTGCCTCTGGCCGAACGTGCCAAGAGTTGGATCGAGGAAGGACGGCTTGGACATTTGCTTCTTATGAATATGACATTGTGGATAGACAATTCCAGGGATACCTCGCCATGGTTCCATATCCGTGCTCTTCATCCTCATTCGCTGGATGTGATGCGCTACTTTTGCGGGCCCATCACAAAAGTTCAGGCTTTCTTCAACCGCGCCCCCGGACGCGTATGCTATTCTAATGTGCAGATCAATATGGAGTTTGCCAGTGGTGTTATAGGCCACCTGACTGGCTCCTATGATGCTAATCAGCACCATAATCTTGAACGGGCAGAGGTTATGGGCACCGAGGGGAGGTTTTTCCTTAACAACTGTTTTGAGGAACTCGTCTTTTATCCCAGGCGGAGCGATGAATGCACTGTCATCCGGAATAGCATCATGGGCGGCATTGGAGATTTCCAGCAAACTATGTTCCGCCGCATTCATCGTTTTGTGGAACAGGTGTCCCAGGGTGTGCCCAAGGAGGAAATCGAGGCGTCCGGAGAGGATGGCCTCGCTGTTCAAGAGGTTATCGAGGCAGCGATTCGCTCATTCGAGACGGGGACTGTTGTGAATGTCCCGAGGCTTTGACCTGTTGCTATAGATCCCATACATAAAGGCCCATGTGCCCTTTTTGATGATACCCTGCGACAGGGGGAGTGGTTCATTTTATGCCATGAGATAGCTGTAATGGTGTAAAGGTATATGGTTATATGGTTGGTAAGAATCTGGAAGATTATATCAAGAGTCCGTGAGTGATTGAAGGACAAAGAAAGATACAAGGGGGTACCCTATTGTGGTAAGGTTTAAGAAGCGTCTTATAGACAGTATAACTTACGAAGCTGCCGCTGTTTTCGATGTGAATAACGACGGGATATTGGATATCGTATGTGGGGGGTACTGGTATAAAGGGCCTGAGTTCAGGGAGAAATACAAGATCTGTGATGTACAGCAGGTGGGCGATTACTACGATGATTTTTCAGATTATGGCATGGATGTAAACGGTGACGGCCGTCTTGATATTGTCACCGGCGGCTGGTGGGGTGAGACATTAAGGTGGCGAGAAAATCCTGGCAATGAAGGTGAATGGAAGGTCCATGACATTGATAAATGTGGCTCTATAGAAACAATCCGGTTTATAGACATAGACAATTGCGGTATTCCAGAAGTCTTTCCGAACACCCCTGGTAAACCACAAGCGTTTTATAAGCTCATTACTGATACTGAAGGGAAAGGAACGGGCAGATTTGAGAAGTATACGATAGGGACAGAACCAAGCGGCCATGGGATGGGATTTGGTGACATCAATGGTGACGGCAGAGTGGACGTGATTCTATCGAGAGGATGGCTTGAGCAGCCTGAAGACCCGTTTGAAACGCCCTGGAGATTCCATCCTGAATTTGATCTTGGTGTAGCGAGTATACCCATTCTTTCGTATGACATCACTGGAAACGGACATTGCGATCTCATTGTAGGTCAAGCTCATAATTACGGCCTGGCATGGTGGGAGCAGAAGATAAACAGTGGTGGAGCAAGGAGGTGGGAAAAGCATGAGATTGATAATCAGGTATCCCAGTATCACGATATGTGGCTTAAAGATATTGATGGAGATGGTGAGCCTGAACTCATAACCGGGAAGCGATACTGGGCACATTGTGGGCGTGACCCGGGAGAGAACGACCCATTGGGCATATATTATTTTAAGATAAATGGAGGTCGTTTTGAAAAGTACATTATCGACTATGGCCCGCCTGGTGAGGGATCAGGTTGTGGTATTTACTTCTGGGTAGAGGATCTGAACGGAGATGGGCGACCCGATATAGTCGCTCCAGGAAAGGATGGGCTCTATCTTTTTGAGAACCTCGGGGCTACGGATATCTAATGCGGTACTCCGGCGTTTATATGCTGTTCGAAGCAAAAGCCAAAACTAAAATAACTACGGGGTGGTGTCAAAATGAGGAAGATTGCCATTATCGGAGCTGGCAGCATCGTCTTCTGCAAGACTTTCATGCTGGACATAATGGGAACTAAGAGCCTTGAAGATACACAGTTCGCATTGATGGCCCCCAGTAAGACCAAGACACCGTATGTTGAGGCATTCGCAAAAAGGGTAATTGAGAAGAACGGCCTCAAATCCGAGGTATATATTACGACGGATATGCGAGATGCCCTGAAGGACGCGAAATACGTCATCGCGACATTTCAGGTTGGCGGTGTCACAGCATTTGAGTATGACTATAAGATCCCTTTGAAATATGGAGTGGACCAGTGTATCGGTGACACCTTAGGGCCGGGCGGGATCTTCCGGGCTCTCCGAAGTATACCTGTAGCCATGGAAATGGCGAAGCTTGTGGAGGAGGTTTGTCCTGATGCGCTCATCCTCAACTATGTAAACCCTATGGCAATGGTCTGCTGGGCACTTGGCGAGACAAATGTCAAGTTCGTAGGTCTCTGTCATGGGGTGCAGACGACACTTGACCTTATTGCTGGGTATGTTGGAGTTCCTAAAGAAGAGATTGATTACGTGTGTGCCGGGATAAACCACATGGCGTGGTTCTTGAAGCTTGAAAGGAATGGGCAGGACCTTTACCCGATCCTGAGGGAGAGATTTGAGAGGCCGGAGTACTATGTGAATGAAAAGGTTCGTGGTGAAGTCTTTCGGCATTTCGGTTATTTTATGACTGAGTCTACAGGACACCTTTCCGAGTATGTCCCATGGTTCAGGAGTAGTAAGAGGGCGCTTGAGCTATACTGTGACGAACCTGCCTTCGGTGGGGAG from Bacillota bacterium encodes the following:
- a CDS encoding carbohydrate ABC transporter substrate-binding protein, producing MGVRMARCTLVIVITGLFMAYFPFVPRANVAYGQEKLAVRVDAAEYTPRKRLPTDRWDPPSYLWVLEKKYEGLHPGVDIQFIEPPEGMDRDIWLTTQFTGGTAPDVSTQLFSEVNRNAYKGWYVDLAPYLGKPNPYVKGNKRWRDIFLPITIETGLAPEGKSMFVLPTGLTGTAIFYNKEIFRKVGISVPETWKEFIDLQAKIKGAGYIPFAWPGTEKMRFNWALRVIQDMILDSKLPEIKGAKGKVKRGNVEGSGISQKELVMAIRKGTYSAKDPQWQEQLRLLKQWSQFWQPGYLGVDADGMYMLYITGKAAMMYESAGRIKPVEVDPLRKFEYGLFYFPKITKESSKYATGIGAAAVGGATGAGAWIIPSITEKRGTKEQAIDWLRFITAPQNFVPMANDYGGTAPSLVERPGLDPRLEPFVKSLENGVFRIESFYRGLTREYADNFFKILQDFLAGRYELKVACEKIQAEMEKSANELIAAHPEWGIK
- a CDS encoding sugar ABC transporter permease translates to MVLKKAIKMWYCYALLLPTLILLVVFNYYPAISALYHSLFRWDGFTAPEFVGLKNFAELLFHDEVMAISGRNIAILSGLRIVIALTVPLLAAELVFNLKGPKAGYAYRSLFVIPMVVPAVVNLLIWKFIYDPNYGVLNEALRLLGLGRLSRAWLGDYSVALYSILFVGFPWISGLWFLIFLAGLQNIPPDLFDAALIDGASSLRRIINVDIPCILGQIKLVLILSMINALQGYVGIMILTNGGPGNSTMVPGLYLYQNAFYYNRMGYGCAVGVILFVILFSLTYVNMKYIRTSSVY
- a CDS encoding carbohydrate ABC transporter permease, with protein sequence MRKRALRRNLREGILHLAIILLVIMSFYPFVFMILSSFKSTEEFYHSFFGLPQGLLFMNYVSAWAEIAPYLLNSAIVSCATVLGIVILASVDAYVFARFRFPGREAIFMLIIALLMIPSILTLIPAFLIVRDLGLLNTYGALVLPYISGGQILALFILRSFFDSVPQELFEAAKIDGASEPQCFWNIVLPLSKPILFTVGILSFQNSWNEYVWPLVTITEKKLLPITVGLVTFQTRYMGSAAWGPLFAGYAIATIPLVALFLFTMKYYIAGMTSGALKL
- a CDS encoding sulfatase; this translates as MNVLLISLDTTRAQSLSCYGCSKLTSPHLDALANEGAVFTECFSTHIPTHPGHTCMFTGMDVMRHQIVCQGGAKELDPAIKTLPEILSNQGYFTAAADSLGRWFSRGFQVYERYSWQKDGIVAPRKAEAVNKVALKLLEECAAQDKPWFLFVHYWDAHTPYIVPPPFDRMFYDGDETDPNNHSMDPVYACEPFRDYFLQWMFTPDPEEPGNPEKWRRWTDRGFVNALYHSAIAYMDVALCALFYKLEELKLDEKTLVVITADHGEELDEHGLWYDHHGLYDTNTRIPLILRCPGTIPAGLRLGGLVRLFDLPPTILDFLGKGDLISKYGMEGHSLVPLICGVNQAGTCDELYMTEDTWMRRRAIRTRRWLFIQEAVEGGTPEVYGRPSKELYDLVNDPGQLRNLAFDLPEVVAELEAHLMKWRDRRMRETGLPDPIEEQGITLRQITVTGPKASLSHKERPVELEDKSGRFAGYDRR
- a CDS encoding Gfo/Idh/MocA family oxidoreductase — protein: MLKVAVVGMRGIGNIHAAAYQASPLAKLVAVCDLVKERADQAAARFGVKAYYDLEKMLDIEKPDIVSVATGGEENGGDHYVPVMAALEAGAHVLCEKPISNRIEEARAMVAKAREKGAYFGIDLNHRFVPLAERAKSWIEEGRLGHLLLMNMTLWIDNSRDTSPWFHIRALHPHSLDVMRYFCGPITKVQAFFNRAPGRVCYSNVQINMEFASGVIGHLTGSYDANQHHNLERAEVMGTEGRFFLNNCFEELVFYPRRSDECTVIRNSIMGGIGDFQQTMFRRIHRFVEQVSQGVPKEEIEASGEDGLAVQEVIEAAIRSFETGTVVNVPRL
- a CDS encoding VCBS repeat-containing protein — translated: MVRFKKRLIDSITYEAAAVFDVNNDGILDIVCGGYWYKGPEFREKYKICDVQQVGDYYDDFSDYGMDVNGDGRLDIVTGGWWGETLRWRENPGNEGEWKVHDIDKCGSIETIRFIDIDNCGIPEVFPNTPGKPQAFYKLITDTEGKGTGRFEKYTIGTEPSGHGMGFGDINGDGRVDVILSRGWLEQPEDPFETPWRFHPEFDLGVASIPILSYDITGNGHCDLIVGQAHNYGLAWWEQKINSGGARRWEKHEIDNQVSQYHDMWLKDIDGDGEPELITGKRYWAHCGRDPGENDPLGIYYFKINGGRFEKYIIDYGPPGEGSGCGIYFWVEDLNGDGRPDIVAPGKDGLYLFENLGATDI
- the melA gene encoding alpha-galactosidase → MRKIAIIGAGSIVFCKTFMLDIMGTKSLEDTQFALMAPSKTKTPYVEAFAKRVIEKNGLKSEVYITTDMRDALKDAKYVIATFQVGGVTAFEYDYKIPLKYGVDQCIGDTLGPGGIFRALRSIPVAMEMAKLVEEVCPDALILNYVNPMAMVCWALGETNVKFVGLCHGVQTTLDLIAGYVGVPKEEIDYVCAGINHMAWFLKLERNGQDLYPILRERFERPEYYVNEKVRGEVFRHFGYFMTESTGHLSEYVPWFRSSKRALELYCDEPAFGGESGAYYKWCKAVADKYNERDILADEPTTLPPRSNEYCSYVIEALETGKTFRFNGNVKNEGMITNLPPDCCAEGPIFADGAGLHKTIVGDLPPQCAALNITNINVQRLAVQAALTGDTEAIVHACAMDPLTSSVLTLKEIRDMVAEMLEAEKKWLPQFEGKTIRRTSIISIPKDVRRAQVPIDPALAIFARFGELAREE